TCCCCGCCCTTTCACGCCGGGATCATCCCGAGGACGTGGCGCGGAAAATCCGGCAGGGCGACCGCGCCGCGCTCGTAGACCTGGAACACCCGCAGGCTCCCGTCCCGCAAGGCGGCGAGGGGGACCTGGATCTCGAAGCCGGCGGTCAGCGCGTCGGCATCCTTCAGATGCGCTGCCACGTCCTGGCGGGCGAAGCTCTCGGCGATCATGAAGCGGCGCTGGCCCCGCTCGCCCCAGCGGGCGATCCAGGCGAGCGGCCGGCCACGCCCGGGCGTGAAGCCCCAGCCCGAGACCGTGACGGGAGTGCCGAGGAGCGCCGAGGCCTCGCCGAGCGTGACGGCGTCGAGGCTCGGGCGGCTGCGCACCCGCGTGATCCAGGCCCGGCGCAAGGCGGGCGGCGGCTCCGCCGTGACCAGGCAGGGGCGGGCGGTGGGCGCGACGAAGAGCGTGGCGCCGGTTTCGTACAGGTCCGCCCCGGCCTTGGGTAAGTCCGCCCCGGCCTTGGGTGAGTCCGCCCCGGCCTCGTCGCCGATCAGGGCGCTGATGCGATAAGGTCCGGGCGGGATGTTGCGGATCTGCGCTTCGGTGCCGATCCGCTCCGTTCCGTTCTCGTCGTGCCACACGGCGCGGGTCCAGGCCGTGCCCGCCTCGCCCTCCAGGACCAGAAAGGCCGACCCGCGCCGCGTCCCGGGCGGCAGCGCCACCGCGAGGCGGGTGAGGCCACCCTGGCGCGCCACCGGCACGCCCTCGATCACCTGCAACCCGTGGCCGGCGAATCGGGCGGGCGCCGCGCCCCTGCGGACCGCGCCCTCCGGCACCGGCAGGCCGGCCCGCCACGGCGTGACCGGCCCCGGCGCCGCCAGCTCGGGCGCGACGACGTGCGCGATCTCCTGGGCCACCGCGACATGGTCGGGAAAGACCTGGAGCAGGTCGATCGCGTAGCACCCCCCCGGCAGGTCCGCCATGCGCAGTTGCGCCGCGAAGCCGGCCTGCTCGGCCCGTCCGCTGCCGAACCGGCCGGCGAGCTCGGGGCGGCGCTCGGGGAGGGCTGTGACGAAGCGGGTAACGCTGCTCGAGCGCAGGCGCAGCCAGGTCCGGGCCGGCCGCCCGGCCTCCGGTCGCCAGATCCAGCCGCGCAGCGAAAGGCTGTCGCAGGCCGCGCAGGCGCCGATCCGGCCGGGCAGCCGCTGGCCGTCGACGACGAGATCGGCGATCTCCCAGGACAGGCCCGGCTCGTTCGGCGCCAGCACCCGCTCGGGACGTTCGGCGACCGCGGGCGGCAGGCCGTCGGTGATCGCGCTCGTCTCCTCCGTCCCGTCCCAGACGATCGCCGGATCGGTCCAGTCGGGATGGTTGAGGCGGTAGCCGAGTTCGAGGGCCGAGAGGGTGAACGGGGCCGCCGGCTCGTCCGGCGTGGCATGCGGCGCGGGGCGGGCCGCGATCAGGTCGCCGTAGAGCGCCGCCATCTGTGCGGCATGCCCGGCCACGCTCGGCAAGGTCTTCCGGGCGATTCCCGCGCGCAAGGTGGCGATGAGGCCTGGATCGTGGCTCAGCCGCCGCAGGGCCTGGCGCACGGCGCCCGATTCGCCGGGTTGGACCTTGAGTCCGTCGACGCCCTCCGTGACCCGCTCACCGGGCGCGCCGAGATCGGTGACGATCGGGATCAGGCCGGCCCGCCACGCCTCGGTCAGCGAGATCATGTAGGTCTCGGGCCAGAGCGAGAGATGGAGCGACACGTCGCAGTTGCTGAGCAGGGCGGGCACCTCCTCGCGGGTGTAGCCGCCGCGCAAGCGCAGCCGCTCGCCGGCCTGCGCCTCGAAGGCCGCGACGAGGTAGGTCTCGATGTAGCCGAACACCTCGAAGACGAAGCCCTCGCCCTCGGTGGTGCGCACGAGTTCGAGCAGGGTCCGGGCGCCCTTGTGATCGACGACGTTGCCGAGCACCGCGACACGCAACGGGCGGCGCGGCTCGGGCGCGCCCGTCTCGGCGGCGTCCGGGGACGGGAGGGCCGCCGGCTCCGCATCGACCATTTCGATCACCGCCACCCGGGCCCTCGCCTCGGGGTAGAAGGCCCGGACGTAGTCGGCGGTGGCGGGCGTGCTGGTCACGAAGGCGTCGACGCTGCCGAGCATCCGCGCCACGAACCCGTCACGCCGCGCCTTGGCGCCGGCGGGCCGCCCCTCGGTGGTGGCAAGGCAGCCGTCGCACTGCGCCTCGCCCCGGTTCACCACGTCGCAGAACCGGCCGTGCTGGTTCATCAGGGTGTAGCGGTGGCAGATCAGGAAGAAGTCGTGCAACTGGGCCACCACCGGCACGCCGTGGGCCCGGGCGATCGCCGGCAGGCTCAGGGGCAGGCCGAGCAGGTGGTGGACGTGGACGAGGTCGACCCGGCGCCCGACCAGGATGCGTTCGAACAGGGCCTCGATCTCCGGGCTGGCGAGCAGTGTCTCGGCCGGAGGGATCGGCAACGATTCCGATGTCCCGCCCTCGTCGAGGCGCAACACCCAGGAATCCTCCTCGAAGGAGGGATAGAGGAACAGGGGTTCGAACCCGTCGAGCGCCTCGGCCAGCTGTTCCTGGTAGAACTCCACCCCGCCGCCCTGGCGCCGCCCGGCCCGATTATGGGCGACGAAGAGGATTCGGGGTTTGGTGGCGGCGGGCACTGGCGCCGCCGGAACGGTCT
This sequence is a window from Methylobacterium sp. SyP6R. Protein-coding genes within it:
- a CDS encoding glycosyltransferase family protein: MPRKPLSVLLLDTEPRTSNAYITLAVADALRRHPAVARVVRATHADAVPLAQAERFDLVLAFGGASRHHALLRRLCALAGTSALWTTEDPYLGAANARLSGCFDLVFTNDRGSLPRYRAGAWHLPLAATTLFQDRPVRPDDAEYRYDLLFVGTAWPNRVATLNRIVSAFPRDLRVKIALPANAYLPQAVPVRDDLIVDWRCGNEDFARFANASRVVLTLPRVFTAGAGETPSGTTPPPRLFEVALAGGAQLVVGTDPETFDYYEADREIRACSEDDAVAAVAAMLADPQERIAMAERARVRTLAEHLYDHRVDVIVRAVMEHETVPAAPVPAATKPRILFVAHNRAGRRQGGGVEFYQEQLAEALDGFEPLFLYPSFEEDSWVLRLDEGGTSESLPIPPAETLLASPEIEALFERILVGRRVDLVHVHHLLGLPLSLPAIARAHGVPVVAQLHDFFLICHRYTLMNQHGRFCDVVNRGEAQCDGCLATTEGRPAGAKARRDGFVARMLGSVDAFVTSTPATADYVRAFYPEARARVAVIEMVDAEPAALPSPDAAETGAPEPRRPLRVAVLGNVVDHKGARTLLELVRTTEGEGFVFEVFGYIETYLVAAFEAQAGERLRLRGGYTREEVPALLSNCDVSLHLSLWPETYMISLTEAWRAGLIPIVTDLGAPGERVTEGVDGLKVQPGESGAVRQALRRLSHDPGLIATLRAGIARKTLPSVAGHAAQMAALYGDLIAARPAPHATPDEPAAPFTLSALELGYRLNHPDWTDPAIVWDGTEETSAITDGLPPAVAERPERVLAPNEPGLSWEIADLVVDGQRLPGRIGACAACDSLSLRGWIWRPEAGRPARTWLRLRSSSVTRFVTALPERRPELAGRFGSGRAEQAGFAAQLRMADLPGGCYAIDLLQVFPDHVAVAQEIAHVVAPELAAPGPVTPWRAGLPVPEGAVRRGAAPARFAGHGLQVIEGVPVARQGGLTRLAVALPPGTRRGSAFLVLEGEAGTAWTRAVWHDENGTERIGTEAQIRNIPPGPYRISALIGDEAGADSPKAGADLPKAGADLYETGATLFVAPTARPCLVTAEPPPALRRAWITRVRSRPSLDAVTLGEASALLGTPVTVSGWGFTPGRGRPLAWIARWGERGQRRFMIAESFARQDVAAHLKDADALTAGFEIQVPLAALRDGSLRVFQVYERGAVALPDFPRHVLGMIPA